One Chromatiaceae bacterium genomic region harbors:
- the gspD gene encoding type II secretion system secretin GspD encodes MLSLFKEIGKKVTSHHGWLLLLPSLLLLLTACQRSDWDPTVKVNATQGDILTPLTGREAKEDAGATAATSGIRLGEDADMTPAPKNKTMPGTGTFVRKVERPTVDTTPGDITLNFDGTDIREVVKVILGDILNVNYVLDPGVSGTASLETGRPLSRQALIPTLETLLRMNNAALVQNGGNYEVVPLTNAVRGRVVPQLGESAKALPQGYSVQVIPLRYIGTEEMSKILEPLAPEGSIIRADSLRNLLVLAGTGPEIRNLLDTIQVFDVDWMAGLSVGFFTLEYAAPKDVVTQLDTLLSDESGNPMKGIFRFVPVESARSVLVVSPQEKYLAQARVWIERLDVAAAAGDSDERLFVYRVKHGDAEIMASSLIGLFSEGGGQGMNKSVGSIAPGLGTALGQSSTDNKKPASSKMGSSQLGGSGQLGGSGQLGGSSSKKFGGQQATQGAKQSVASTLEMTSSVSIVADATNNSLLIKSSPRDYKKILDALKQLDLVPLQVLIEATFVEITLSGKLEYGVQWNLTGKIGDDISNASLKTKSPITPVVPGFNWTVLASADLVRANLNLYAADGLLNVLSSPSVMVRDNQTAHIQVGKDVPILTQQQQSTQNVDANIVNSVSYKTTGVQLDVKPRVTPGGMVQMDVEQQVSTATTTDTSDIQSPTFIVRQITSNVAVRSGQAVVLGGLIENNDASSKGGVPGFSNIPVLGALFSDNSRQSDRKELLVILTPKIIASDQDAESVTQEFRSRMKGLEGRF; translated from the coding sequence ATGCTTAGCCTTTTCAAGGAAATCGGTAAAAAAGTAACCAGCCATCATGGCTGGTTGCTGCTCCTACCTTCCCTGCTGCTCCTCCTGACCGCCTGCCAGCGTTCCGACTGGGATCCCACGGTCAAGGTCAATGCCACCCAGGGGGATATCCTTACCCCCCTGACCGGGAGGGAAGCCAAAGAAGACGCTGGGGCGACGGCGGCCACCTCTGGCATTCGCCTAGGCGAGGATGCGGATATGACCCCCGCACCCAAGAACAAGACCATGCCAGGCACGGGAACCTTCGTGCGTAAGGTAGAACGGCCTACCGTTGATACGACGCCCGGCGACATCACCCTGAATTTCGATGGCACGGACATCCGGGAAGTCGTCAAGGTCATTCTTGGCGACATTCTGAACGTGAATTACGTCCTCGACCCTGGCGTCTCGGGTACCGCCTCCCTTGAAACCGGCCGGCCCTTATCCCGGCAGGCCTTAATTCCGACTTTGGAAACCCTGTTGCGCATGAACAACGCCGCCCTAGTCCAAAATGGCGGCAATTATGAAGTAGTGCCCCTGACCAATGCCGTCCGTGGCCGCGTGGTGCCCCAACTCGGCGAGTCCGCTAAGGCCCTGCCCCAAGGCTATAGCGTCCAGGTAATCCCCTTGCGCTATATCGGCACGGAAGAGATGAGCAAAATTCTCGAGCCCCTGGCGCCCGAGGGCAGCATCATCCGGGCCGACAGCCTGCGCAACCTCCTGGTCCTGGCGGGTACTGGCCCGGAAATTCGCAACCTGCTGGATACCATCCAGGTCTTTGATGTGGATTGGATGGCGGGCCTGTCGGTCGGCTTTTTTACCCTGGAGTATGCCGCGCCCAAGGACGTGGTAACCCAACTCGATACCCTGCTTTCCGATGAGTCTGGCAACCCCATGAAGGGCATCTTCCGCTTTGTCCCCGTCGAGAGCGCTAGGAGCGTGCTCGTCGTCTCGCCCCAGGAAAAATACCTTGCACAAGCCAGGGTCTGGATCGAAAGGCTGGATGTGGCTGCTGCGGCGGGCGACAGCGATGAACGACTCTTCGTTTACCGGGTCAAGCACGGGGATGCCGAGATCATGGCCAGCAGTCTGATTGGTCTCTTCTCGGAAGGCGGTGGACAGGGCATGAACAAGAGCGTCGGTTCTATAGCACCCGGTCTAGGCACCGCCTTGGGCCAATCCTCGACCGACAACAAGAAGCCCGCTAGTAGCAAAATGGGCTCCAGTCAGCTTGGAGGTTCCGGTCAGCTTGGGGGTTCCGGTCAACTCGGGGGCTCAAGCTCCAAGAAGTTTGGCGGCCAACAAGCTACGCAGGGGGCTAAACAGTCGGTGGCCAGCACCCTGGAAATGACCTCCTCTGTTAGCATAGTTGCCGATGCGACCAATAATTCCCTGCTGATCAAATCAAGTCCCCGCGATTACAAGAAGATCCTGGATGCGCTGAAACAATTGGATCTAGTGCCGCTTCAGGTCCTGATCGAGGCTACTTTCGTGGAGATCACTCTGTCCGGTAAGCTGGAATATGGCGTTCAATGGAATCTAACGGGAAAGATTGGGGATGACATTTCCAATGCATCCTTAAAAACCAAAAGCCCCATTACTCCCGTCGTTCCAGGTTTCAATTGGACGGTCCTGGCATCGGCGGACCTGGTTCGCGCCAATCTTAATCTGTATGCCGCTGATGGCCTGTTGAACGTCCTGTCATCGCCCTCCGTCATGGTGAGAGACAATCAGACAGCCCACATCCAGGTTGGCAAGGATGTGCCAATCCTCACGCAGCAGCAGCAATCCACTCAAAATGTTGATGCCAACATTGTTAACTCCGTCTCCTACAAAACCACCGGTGTCCAGCTTGACGTCAAGCCAAGGGTCACCCCCGGCGGCATGGTCCAAATGGACGTGGAGCAGCAGGTGAGTACCGCCACAACAACCGATACCTCGGACATCCAATCGCCGACCTTTATTGTGCGCCAGATCACCAGTAATGTGGCGGTGCGGTCGGGTCAGGCCGTGGTACTGGGCGGTCTCATTGAAAATAATGATGCAAGTTCAAAGGGTGGCGTGCCAGGTTTCTCGAATATTCCCGTTCTCGGCGCCCTGTTCAGCGATAACTCTCGCCAGTCGGATCGCAAGGAACTGCTGGTCATCCTGACGCCTAAGATTATTGCCAGCGATCAGGACGCCGAGTCGGTCACCCAAGAGTTTCGCTCCCGCATGAAGGGCCTGGAGGGTAGGTTCTAG
- the mutM gene encoding bifunctional DNA-formamidopyrimidine glycosylase/DNA-(apurinic or apyrimidinic site) lyase, with product MPELPEVETTLRGIRPHLEGHRIQELRIRERRLRYPIADETEGRLAGQGILSLRRRGKYLLVELEQGSLLMHLGMSGSLRILPLTSPPGPHDHLDLVLEDGRCLRLRDPRRFGLFLWTEEPPENHSLIRDLGPEPLESGFDGAYLHSRAGNRQLAVKAFIMDAKVVVGVGNIYASESLFLARIHPNRPAGEVSALQYALLATTIRTVLGESIAAGGTSLRDFVAEDGHPGYFARQLRVYGHEGQPCQQCGTAIRREKIAQRSSFFCPICQK from the coding sequence ATGCCTGAGCTCCCCGAGGTCGAAACCACGTTGCGGGGCATCAGGCCCCATCTCGAAGGCCACCGCATCCAGGAGCTCAGGATCCGGGAACGGCGCCTGCGCTATCCCATAGCGGACGAAACCGAGGGAAGGCTGGCGGGGCAAGGGATATTGAGCTTGCGGAGGCGGGGAAAGTACCTGCTAGTGGAACTGGAACAGGGCAGCCTGCTCATGCACCTCGGCATGTCAGGCAGCTTGCGCATCCTACCCCTGACCAGTCCACCAGGGCCCCACGATCATCTGGACCTGGTACTGGAGGATGGGCGGTGCCTTCGCCTGCGGGATCCCCGCCGGTTTGGTCTCTTTCTCTGGACGGAGGAGCCGCCCGAGAATCATTCCCTGATCCGCGATCTCGGCCCCGAACCCCTGGAGAGTGGCTTTGATGGCGCTTATCTGCACAGCCGTGCGGGCAATCGTCAACTGGCCGTGAAGGCCTTCATCATGGATGCCAAGGTGGTGGTGGGCGTGGGCAACATTTACGCCAGTGAATCCCTGTTTCTTGCCAGAATACATCCGAATCGGCCCGCCGGTGAGGTGAGCGCGCTTCAGTACGCACTGCTTGCAACGACCATTCGCACCGTTCTGGGCGAATCCATTGCCGCCGGGGGTACTAGTCTGCGGGATTTCGTGGCGGAAGATGGCCATCCTGGTTATTTTGCCCGCCAACTTCGGGTCTATGGCCATGAAGGCCAGCCCTGCCAACAGTGCGGTACAGCCATTCGGCGGGAAAAAATCGCGCAGAGATCGAGTTTCTTCTGCCCGATCTGCCAAAAATAG
- a CDS encoding TIM44-like domain-containing protein has product MKTFFAFAATLLAFSLIAVPVAEAKRLGGGSNLGKQYSTPHSAPAQQAKPAGAAAPASAAAASAAPRASGASRWLGPLAGLAAGGLLASLFFGDGFQGMQVMDFLMIALVIFGGIMLFRFMRRGASPLPAGSGAGTGLGSSPLGGDIRARTAPTSSPATGFTASAKADENQTPAWFNAKNFADGARSHFLRLQAAWDKADFNDIREYTTPELFEELKRERLALGTEPQVTEPMTLNVQLAGVRRDGDLVVVSLEFSGLIREAATGEGNRFQEIWHIQHAWKTAEGDWFIAGIQQVG; this is encoded by the coding sequence ATGAAAACCTTTTTCGCCTTCGCCGCCACCCTGTTGGCATTCTCCCTCATCGCCGTACCCGTCGCCGAGGCTAAACGCCTGGGTGGCGGTTCGAACCTGGGGAAGCAGTACAGCACCCCCCATTCCGCCCCGGCTCAACAGGCCAAGCCCGCCGGAGCCGCCGCTCCTGCCTCGGCAGCCGCCGCCAGCGCCGCCCCTCGTGCTAGCGGCGCTAGCCGCTGGTTAGGGCCTCTGGCAGGTCTAGCGGCCGGTGGACTGCTTGCTTCCCTCTTTTTTGGGGATGGCTTCCAGGGCATGCAGGTCATGGATTTCCTCATGATCGCCTTGGTCATCTTTGGCGGCATCATGCTGTTCCGCTTCATGAGGCGCGGGGCCTCCCCGCTGCCCGCCGGTTCCGGCGCGGGAACTGGGCTAGGGTCCAGTCCTCTTGGGGGGGATATCCGAGCCCGAACCGCCCCGACTTCTTCTCCCGCAACGGGTTTCACGGCATCCGCCAAGGCGGATGAAAATCAGACCCCGGCCTGGTTTAATGCCAAGAACTTTGCCGATGGCGCCCGATCCCATTTTCTGCGCCTGCAGGCGGCATGGGATAAGGCGGATTTCAATGATATCAGGGAGTATACGACTCCCGAATTATTCGAAGAACTGAAGCGCGAGCGCCTGGCATTGGGGACAGAACCTCAAGTAACCGAGCCGATGACCCTCAATGTGCAATTAGCCGGCGTTCGCCGGGATGGTGATCTTGTCGTGGTGAGCCTGGAATTCTCTGGCCTGATCCGCGAGGCAGCGACTGGAGAGGGCAACCGGTTCCAGGAAATATGGCACATCCAACATGCCTGGAAAACCGCTGAGGGAGACTGGTTCATCGCCGGTATCCAGCAAGTCGGCTAG
- a CDS encoding YfhL family 4Fe-4S dicluster ferredoxin: MALYITDECINCDVCEPECPNGAISQGDEIYQIDPDLCTECVGHYETSQCVEVCPVDCILKDPNHEETEEQLTEKYKRITG, encoded by the coding sequence ATGGCCCTTTACATCACCGACGAATGCATAAACTGCGACGTTTGCGAGCCTGAGTGCCCGAACGGCGCCATCAGTCAGGGTGACGAGATATACCAGATTGACCCCGACCTCTGCACCGAGTGCGTGGGCCACTACGAGACTTCCCAGTGCGTCGAGGTTTGCCCGGTTGATTGCATCCTCAAGGATCCGAACCATGAGGAGACGGAGGAGCAACTGACCGAGAAGTACAAGCGCATTACTGGCTAG
- the coaD gene encoding pantetheine-phosphate adenylyltransferase: MRRVIYPGTFDPITNGHIDLIERASRLFDQVVVAVAADTHKAPVFDTERRLELARASVSHQPNVQVIPFSGLLVTFAATQGIDVIMRGLRAVSDFEFEFQLASMNRRLSPGIETLFLTPAEPYAFLSSSLVREVSRLGGDVSAFVPTPVYAALRERFG, from the coding sequence ATGCGTAGGGTCATCTATCCGGGGACCTTTGACCCCATCACCAACGGCCATATCGACCTGATCGAGCGGGCCTCCCGCCTTTTCGATCAGGTGGTGGTGGCGGTGGCGGCGGATACCCACAAGGCACCCGTTTTCGATACGGAGCGGCGGTTAGAACTGGCGCGGGCATCGGTTAGCCACCAGCCGAACGTCCAGGTCATCCCCTTTAGCGGCCTGCTGGTGACCTTCGCCGCCACTCAGGGTATCGATGTCATCATGCGGGGTCTGAGGGCGGTGTCCGATTTCGAGTTCGAATTCCAGTTGGCCAGCATGAACCGACGACTGTCCCCGGGGATCGAAACGCTCTTCCTGACCCCAGCGGAGCCATACGCCTTCCTGTCCTCCTCGCTCGTCCGCGAGGTCTCCCGTCTTGGCGGAGACGTCTCCGCCTTCGTGCCGACCCCGGTGTATGCTGCATTGCGCGAACGCTTTGGGTAA
- the rsmD gene encoding 16S rRNA (guanine(966)-N(2))-methyltransferase RsmD — translation MTQRGSGLPGRLRIVGGEWRGRRLAVLDQPGLRPTPDRVRETLFNWLAPLICGARCLDLYAGSGALGFEAASRGAGRVVMIEKLAKVVRLLHENRLLLNARQVEVVHAEAGPWLAMAGHAEPFDLVFLDPPFPEDLLGPSCASLAHGGWLARGARVYLEAPATTGFPPLPEGWRLLRDKQAGQVRYGLAETR, via the coding sequence ATGACTCAGCGCGGCTCTGGACTCCCGGGACGACTGCGCATCGTGGGCGGCGAGTGGCGTGGACGGCGGCTTGCGGTGCTGGATCAGCCGGGCTTAAGGCCCACCCCGGATCGGGTGCGGGAGACCCTGTTCAACTGGCTGGCTCCCCTGATTTGCGGAGCACGCTGCCTGGATCTCTATGCCGGTAGTGGCGCCCTGGGTTTCGAAGCGGCCTCGCGGGGTGCGGGCCGGGTAGTCATGATCGAAAAATTGGCGAAGGTGGTGCGCCTGCTGCACGAGAACCGGCTGTTGCTTAATGCCCGACAGGTGGAGGTGGTTCATGCCGAGGCTGGCCCCTGGCTGGCGATGGCGGGTCACGCGGAGCCCTTTGACCTCGTCTTCCTGGACCCCCCCTTCCCCGAGGATCTGCTGGGCCCGAGTTGCGCGTCCCTTGCCCACGGCGGTTGGCTGGCAAGGGGCGCACGGGTCTATCTGGAAGCGCCGGCGACGACTGGATTCCCCCCCCTCCCGGAGGGATGGCGCCTCCTGCGCGACAAACAGGCGGGACAGGTGCGTTACGGGCTGGCGGAGACCCGTTAG
- a CDS encoding insulinase family protein, which yields MDLKPPPREFTHVRVTNRLFALVAGLLFLLGGAPLQATPLIQTWETPEGVPVLFVAAPDLPLLDVRIAFQAGSARDQGQPGLAALTADLLDQGAGDWDANAIAERLEAVGAEMSINAQRDMASASLRSLTRQPALNQALETLTLVISQPRFGESDFERMRANVLTSLNRDEQDPGTLGQKAIYRRIFGDHPYAADPSGTPESVAALSREDLARFHARHYVARNAVIALVGAVTRPEAEAIAAQLTAGLAKGEPMPPLAPVQDPPTAVLEHIVFPSTQTHVYTGQPGMSRGDPDYFTLYVGNHILGGSGLVSLLMEEVREKRGLSYSVSSYFLPLAERGPFVAALSTKNEQGQSAREVLMATIERFRTQGPTPEELNAAIKNITGGFPLRIAGNGKIAQYLAMIGFYSLPLDYLDRFNDRISAVTAEGIRDAFQRRIDPTRFATVIVGAEMTAPDPPKP from the coding sequence ATGGACCTCAAGCCACCACCACGGGAGTTCACGCACGTGCGGGTCACTAATCGCCTCTTCGCCCTGGTTGCCGGCCTGCTGTTCCTGTTAGGCGGTGCCCCTCTGCAGGCCACGCCCCTGATCCAAACCTGGGAGACCCCCGAGGGGGTGCCCGTGCTCTTTGTGGCGGCCCCTGACCTGCCCCTGCTGGATGTGCGCATCGCCTTCCAGGCCGGCAGCGCCCGGGATCAGGGGCAGCCGGGCCTGGCCGCCCTGACCGCCGACCTGCTTGACCAGGGCGCGGGGGACTGGGACGCGAACGCCATCGCCGAACGTCTCGAGGCCGTGGGCGCGGAAATGTCCATCAATGCACAGCGGGACATGGCCTCGGCCTCCCTGCGCAGTCTGACCCGGCAACCTGCTTTGAACCAGGCCCTGGAAACCCTGACCCTAGTGATCTCACAACCACGCTTCGGGGAGTCCGACTTCGAGCGGATGCGCGCCAATGTCCTGACCAGCCTGAACCGGGACGAACAGGACCCCGGCACCCTCGGCCAGAAGGCCATCTACCGCCGCATTTTCGGCGATCACCCCTATGCCGCCGACCCTTCCGGCACCCCAGAATCCGTGGCGGCCCTCAGCCGGGAAGACCTGGCGCGCTTTCATGCTCGCCATTATGTCGCTCGCAACGCCGTGATCGCCCTGGTCGGCGCCGTGACCCGGCCGGAGGCGGAAGCCATCGCCGCGCAACTCACCGCCGGTCTTGCCAAGGGGGAGCCCATGCCCCCCCTGGCTCCGGTCCAGGACCCGCCGACCGCCGTCCTGGAGCACATCGTCTTCCCCTCAACCCAGACCCATGTCTACACCGGACAGCCGGGCATGTCCCGTGGGGACCCGGATTACTTTACTCTCTATGTGGGAAACCACATCCTGGGCGGTAGCGGCCTGGTCTCCCTGCTCATGGAGGAGGTACGCGAGAAGCGCGGCCTTTCCTATAGCGTTTCCAGCTACTTCCTGCCCCTGGCGGAACGCGGCCCCTTCGTGGCCGCGCTCTCCACCAAGAATGAGCAGGGCCAGAGTGCCCGCGAGGTTCTGATGGCGACCATCGAACGCTTTCGTACCCAGGGACCGACTCCGGAGGAGCTAAACGCCGCTATCAAGAACATCACGGGAGGCTTTCCCCTCCGCATCGCCGGTAACGGCAAAATAGCGCAATACCTCGCCATGATTGGCTTTTACAGCCTGCCGCTGGATTATCTCGACCGGTTCAATGACCGCATTTCGGCCGTAACGGCCGAGGGCATCCGCGATGCCTTTCAGCGTCGTATCGACCCGACGCGTTTCGCTACGGTCATCGTGGGGGCGGAGATGACGGCGCCGGACCCCCCGAAGCCTTGA
- a CDS encoding insulinase family protein — protein sequence MKSRLLFAAALAIPLIATAETPRVHERILDNGLKVLVKEDHRAPIVTSQVWYKVGSSYEHGGLTGVSHLLEHMMFKGTEKLAPGEFSRIIAENGGDENAFTGRDYTAYFQTLAADRLPISFELEAQRMRFLTLPEEEFLKELEVVKEERRMRTEDDPESLAYEQFNATAYEASPYRIPIIGWASDLEGMRVADLRDWYRQWYAPNNATLVVVGDVDPQEVFTLAEKHFGPLSAEQVAAPKRGDDPPQRGEKRIKVKAPAKEPYLLMGFKSTAIGHAGEDWEPYALEMLSSVLDGGSSARFSRELVRGAHVAASAGASYSAFSRLPGLLLLDGIPAQGSTVEELEQALLAQIQRLRDEPVAEAELERIRNQLIAAKVYEQDSVYAQAKQIGSLETVGLGWELMDEYVAHLSRVTPEQVQAVARKFLVSDNLTVALLEPQPIDGNGPQATTTGVHARAGH from the coding sequence TTGCCGCGGCCCTGGCGATCCCTTTGATCGCGACCGCCGAGACCCCCAGGGTCCATGAGCGCATCCTCGATAACGGCCTCAAGGTGCTGGTCAAGGAGGACCATCGCGCCCCCATCGTCACTTCACAGGTTTGGTACAAGGTGGGTTCCAGCTATGAGCATGGCGGCCTGACCGGGGTGTCCCATCTGCTTGAACACATGATGTTCAAGGGCACCGAGAAGCTGGCCCCCGGGGAGTTTTCGCGGATCATCGCCGAGAACGGCGGTGACGAGAACGCCTTTACCGGCCGGGACTATACGGCCTACTTCCAGACCCTGGCGGCGGATCGCCTGCCCATCTCCTTCGAACTGGAGGCCCAGCGCATGCGCTTCCTGACCCTGCCGGAGGAGGAGTTTCTCAAGGAGTTAGAGGTGGTCAAGGAAGAACGTCGGATGCGCACCGAGGACGACCCCGAGTCTCTGGCCTATGAGCAATTCAATGCGACGGCTTATGAGGCATCCCCTTACCGCATTCCGATTATCGGCTGGGCAAGCGACCTGGAGGGTATGAGGGTCGCCGATCTTCGGGACTGGTATCGACAATGGTACGCCCCAAACAACGCCACCCTGGTGGTGGTCGGCGACGTGGATCCCCAGGAGGTATTTACCCTGGCCGAGAAGCATTTCGGCCCCCTATCAGCCGAACAGGTGGCGGCACCCAAACGGGGTGACGATCCGCCCCAGCGTGGCGAGAAGCGCATCAAGGTCAAGGCCCCCGCGAAGGAGCCTTACCTGCTCATGGGTTTTAAGTCCACCGCTATCGGTCACGCCGGGGAGGACTGGGAGCCTTACGCCCTGGAAATGCTGTCCTCGGTCCTGGATGGGGGGTCCAGCGCCCGTTTCAGCCGCGAACTGGTGCGCGGCGCCCATGTAGCCGCCTCCGCCGGCGCCAGCTATAGCGCCTTCAGCCGGCTGCCCGGCCTGCTGCTACTCGACGGCATCCCGGCCCAGGGGAGCACCGTCGAGGAACTGGAACAGGCCCTCCTGGCCCAAATTCAGCGGCTGCGCGACGAGCCGGTTGCCGAGGCGGAGTTGGAACGCATCCGCAATCAACTCATTGCGGCCAAGGTGTATGAACAGGATTCGGTTTATGCCCAGGCTAAGCAGATCGGCAGTCTGGAGACGGTTGGGCTCGGGTGGGAACTCATGGACGAATATGTCGCGCACCTGAGCCGGGTCACCCCGGAACAGGTCCAGGCGGTCGCCCGCAAATTCCTGGTCTCCGACAATCTGACGGTTGCCCTGCTGGAGCCCCAGCCCATCGACGGCAATGGACCTCAAGCCACCACCACGGGAGTTCACGCACGTGCGGGTCACTAA